The DNA segment CAGGCAGCCATCTGGGGCGCTGGGGGCGGGCGCGCAGGAGGCCTGGAAGGCCAGGAGGCGGGGCCTGCACGGTGCGACGGGAGGCGGGTGAGCGGgaggccccgcccctcccagTCTCCACCCCTCTGGCTCCCACAGCCCTTTCGCATCTGCAACCCAGCCCCGCCCCACCTCCGCCCCTTCCCAGGTAGCTCCGCCCCGCACCGGCAGATCCGGCTGTGCTCGCAGGCGTCTAAAGGTGCGAGGCAAGAGGGCGCCGGGCCGGGCCCGGAGAAGGCGCAGGCAGGCACGAAGGTCTGGCGCCGGCGCTCGGCGCACGCGGCGTTGGCGCACGGGCAGAANNNNNNNNNNNNNNNNNNNNNNNNNNNNNNNNNNNNNNNNNNNNNNNNNNNNNNNNNNNNNNNNNNNNNNNNNNNNNNNNNNNNNNNNNNNNNNNNNNNNNNNNNNNNNNNNNNNNNNNNNNNNNNNNNNNNNNNNNNNNNNNNNNNNNNNNNNNNNNNNNNNNNNNNNNNNNNNNNNNNNNNNNNNNNNNNNNNNNNNNNNNNNNNNNNNNNNNNNNNNNNNNNNNNNNNNNNNNNNNNNNNNNNNNNNNNNNNNNNNNNNNNNNNNNNNNNNNNNNNNNNNNNNNNNNNNNNNNNNNNNNNNNNNNNNNNNNNNNNNNNNNNNNNNNNNNNNNNNNNNNNNNNNNNNNNNNNNNNNNNNNNNNNNNNNNNNNNNNNNNNNNNNNNNNNNNNNNNNNNNNNNNNNNNNNNNNNNNNNNNNNNNNNNNNNNNNNNNNNNNNNNNNNNNNNNNNNNNNNNNNNNNNNNNNNNNNNNNNNNNNNNNNNNNNNNNNNNNNNNNNNNNNNNNNNNNNNNNNNNNNNNNNNNNNNNNNNNNNNNNNNNNNNNNNNNNNNNNNNNNNNNNNNNNNNNNNNNNNNNNNNNNNNNNNNNNNNNNNNNNNNNNNNNNNNNNNNNNNNNNNNNNNNNNNNNNNNNNNNNNNNNNNNNNNNNNNNNNNNNNNNNNNNNNNNNNNNNNNNNNNNNNNNNNNNNNNNNNNNNNNNNNNNNNNNNNNNNNNNNNNNNNNNNNNNNNNNNNNNNNNNNNNNNNNNNNNNNNNNNNNNNNNNNNNNNNNNNNNNNNNNNNNNNNNNNNNNNNNNNNNNNNNNNNNNNNNNNNNNNNNNNNNNNNNNNNNNNNNNNNNNNNNNNNNNNNNNNNNNNNNNNNNNNNNNNNNNNNNNNNNNNNNNNNNNNNNNNNNNNNNNNNNNNNNNNNNNNNNNNNNNNNNNNNNNNNNNNNNNNNNNNNNNNNNNNNNNNNNNNNNNNNNNNNNNNNNNNNNNNNNNNNNNNNNNNNNNNNNNNNNNNNNNNNNNNNNNNNNNNNNNNNNNNNNNNNNNNNNNNNNNNNNNNNNNNNNNNNNNNNNNNNNNNNNNNNNNNNNNNNNNNNNNNNNNNNNNNNNNNNNNNNNNNNNNNNNNNNNNNNNNNNNNNNNNNNNNNNNNNNNNNNNNNNNNNNNNNNNNNNNNNNNNNNNNNNNNNNNNNNNNNNNNNNNNNNNNNNNNNNNNNNNNNNNNNNNNNNNNNNNNNNNNNNNNNNNNNNNNNNNNNNNNNNNNNNNNNNNNNNNNNNNNNNNNNNNNNNNNNNNNNNNNNNNNNNNNNNNNNNNNNNNNNNNNNNNNNNNNNNNNNNNNNNNNNNNNNNNNNNNNNNNNNNNNNNNNNNNNNNNNNNNNNNNNNNNNNNNNNNNNNNNNNNNNNNNNNNNNNNNNNNNNNNNNNNNNNNNNNNNNNNNNNNNNNNNNNNNNNNNNNNNNNNNNNNNNNNNNNNNNNNNNNNNNNNNNNNNNNNNNNNNNNNNNNNNNNNNNNNNNNNNNNNNNNNNNNNNNNNNNNNNNNNNNNNNNNNNNNNNNNNNNNNNNNNNNNNNNNNNNNNNNNNNNNNNNNNNNNNNNNNNNNNNNNNNNNNNNNNNNNNNNNNNNNNNNNNNNNNNNNNNNNNNNNNNNNNNNNNNNNNNNNNNNNNNNNNNNNNNNNNNNNNNNNNNNNNNNNNNNNNNNNNNNNNNNNNNNNNNNNNNNNNNNNNNNNNNNNNNNNNNNNNNNNNNNNNNNNNNNNNNNNNNNNNNNNNNNNNNNNNNNNNNNNNNNNNNNNNNNNNNNNNNNNNNNNNNNNNNNNNNNNNNNNNNNNNNNNNNNNNNNNNNNNNNNNNNNNNNNNNNNNNNNNNNNNNNNNNNNNNNNNNNNNNNNNNNNNNNNNNNNNNNNNNNNNNNNNNNNNNNNNNNNNNNNNNNNNNNNNNNNNNNNNNNNNNNNNNNNNNNNNNNNNNNNNNNNNNNNNNNNNNNNNNNNNNNNNNNNNNNNNNNNNNNNNNNNNNNNNNNNNNNNNNNNNNNNNNNNNNNNNNNNNNNNNNNNNNNNNNNNNNNNNNNNNNNNNNNNNNNNNNNNNNNNNNNNNNNNNNNNNNNNNNNNNNNNNNNNNNNNNNNNNNNNNNNNNNNNNNNNNNNNNNNNNNNNNNNNNNNNNNNNNNNNNNNNNNNNNNNNNNNNNNNNNNNNNNNNNNNNNNNNNNNNNNNNNNNNNNNNNNNNNNNNNNNNNNNNNNNNNNNNNNNNNNNNNNNNNNNNNNNNNNNNNNNNNNNNNNNNNNNNNNNNNNNNNNNNNNNNNNNNNNNNNNNNNNNNNNNNNNNNNNNNNNNNNNNNNNNNNNNNNNNNNNNNNNNNNNNNNNNNNNNNNNNNNNNNNNNNNNNNNNNNNNNNNNNNNNNNNNNNNNNNNNNNNNNNNNNNNNNNNNNNNNNNNNNNNNNNNNNNNNNNNNNNNNNNNNNNNNNNNNNNNNNNNNNNNNNNNNNNNNNNNNNNNNNNNNNNNNNNNNNNNNNNNNNNNNNNNNNNNNNNNNNNNNNNNNNNNNNNNNNNNNNNNNNNNNNNNNNNNNNNNNNNNNNNNNNNNNNNNNNNNNNNNNNNNNNNNNNNNNNNNNNNNNNNNNNNNNNNNNNNNNNNNNNNNNNNNNNNNNNNNNNNNNNNNNNNNNNNNNNNNNNNNNNNNNNNNNNNNNNNNNNNNNNNNNNNNNNNNNNNNNNNNNNNNNNNNNNNNNNNNNNNNNNNNNNNNNNNNNNNNNNNNNNNNNNNNNNNNNNNNNNNNNNNNNNNNNNNNNNNNNNCGCGCGCTCGCGTTGTCCACATAGTTGGGAGTGACGGCGGTGCCTGGGGGGACCCCGAGGGCTGAGTAGTCGGCCCACCCAGGGGGAGGCATCCCCGGGAGAGCCCCAGCCCGCGCCCGGATCCCGGCAGTGCGTACCCACGAGGCCCGCGTAGGCCCGCAGGCAGCGGGGGTCCTCATCCAGCAGGCAGCCATCTGGGGCGCTGGGGGCGGGCGCGCAGGAGGCCTGGAAGGCCAGGAGGCGGGGCCTGCACGGTGCGACGGGAGGCGGGTGAGCGGgaggccccgcccctcccagTCTCCACCCCTCTGGCTCCCACAGCCCTTTCGCATCTGCAACCCAGCCCCGCCCCACCTCCGCCCCTTCCCAGGTAGCTCCGCCCCGCACCGGCAGATCCGGCTGTGCTCGCAGGCGTCTAAAGGTGCGAGGCAAGAGGGCGCCGGGCCGGGCCCGGAGAAGGCGCAGGCAGGCACGAAGGTCTGGCGCCGGCGCTCGGCGCACGCGGCGTTGGCGCACGGGCAGAACAGCAGCGCGTGGGTGAGCGCGGGCGGCCCGCGGGCGAAGAAACGGCGCAGGGCGCGGCGGCAGCGGGCGCGGGGGCAGCCTCCGGGCGCAGCCCGCCCCAGGCACTGAGCCACGTATTCGGTGCGCAGTCGCTGGCACCGTGCGTCCTCCGTGCACGCCTCGGCCGCGTCCAAGCATCGGTTCCGTCCGGCCGAGCTAGGGGACCCtggtgggggggcgggcagcTGCAGTTCTCCGTGAGCCCTACCAGTGCGCTTCACCTGCGTCCCCCGGCCTCGCCTGATGCGGGGCGCGCGGAACCCGAGGAGCGTAGTAGAGTCTGGCTCGGAGGTGTGACCGACTGGCACTGACGC comes from the Ailuropoda melanoleuca isolate Jingjing chromosome 13, ASM200744v2, whole genome shotgun sequence genome and includes:
- the GFRA4 gene encoding GDNF family receptor alpha-4 isoform X2, which codes for MGLCVAPAMMLLLLLGSPSSAGRNRCLDAAEACTEDARCQRLRTEYVAQCLGRAAPGGCPRARCRRALRRFFARGPPALTHALLFCPCANAACAERRRQTFVPACAFSGPGPAPSCLAPLDACEHSRICRPRLLAFQASCAPAPSAPDGCLLDEAPRCLRAYAGLVGTAVTPNYVDNASARVAPWCDCGASGNRREECEAFRGLFTRNRCLDGAIQAFDGGWPPILQDQLHVHQDPEHSLVQVSSTDGLLVGSSLLSMLPVLAHQPLL